The Mesorhizobium sp. B1-1-8 genome contains a region encoding:
- a CDS encoding class I SAM-dependent methyltransferase, whose translation MTDNVDRVRDHYRATGLTERLKAALAVFGPEEQRLMPEQLAALDQFHTRGLAATAELARLAGITADMSVLDVGSGVGGPARFLAATCGCQVTGVDLSEPFVEAARYLTERTGLSGQVSFESGSALALPFDDGEFDAVLLQHVAMNIHDRTQLYREIRRVLKPGGRFATFDVVLNSGDPHYPVPWAPTPAESFLLTASATREAIEPAGFNALVWQDDTAPAKTWFAQLRASGPPPSPNLGVVMGPGMMDLAANLGRNLMEGRLGILTAVFEAVPGKS comes from the coding sequence ATGACCGATAATGTCGATCGCGTTCGCGACCACTACCGCGCGACAGGCCTGACCGAACGGCTGAAGGCAGCACTTGCTGTTTTCGGACCGGAGGAGCAGCGGCTTATGCCTGAGCAACTGGCGGCGCTCGATCAGTTCCACACCCGCGGGCTCGCCGCGACCGCCGAGCTCGCCAGGCTAGCCGGCATCACCGCCGACATGTCGGTTCTGGATGTCGGATCAGGTGTAGGCGGACCGGCGCGCTTTCTCGCCGCGACCTGCGGTTGCCAGGTGACCGGCGTCGATCTCAGCGAGCCGTTCGTCGAGGCCGCGCGCTATCTGACCGAGCGCACCGGACTGAGTGGGCAGGTGTCGTTCGAAAGCGGCAGCGCGCTGGCGCTGCCCTTCGACGACGGTGAATTCGACGCAGTCTTGCTGCAGCATGTTGCGATGAACATCCACGACAGAACGCAGCTCTATCGTGAGATCAGACGCGTGCTGAAGCCGGGCGGCAGGTTTGCAACCTTCGACGTTGTGCTGAACAGCGGCGACCCGCATTATCCCGTTCCCTGGGCGCCGACGCCCGCGGAAAGCTTTCTGCTCACCGCCAGTGCGACGCGCGAGGCGATCGAGCCCGCCGGCTTCAATGCGCTGGTATGGCAGGACGACACCGCGCCCGCCAAGACCTGGTTTGCGCAACTGCGGGCGTCCGGTCCGCCCCCTTCGCCCAATCTCGGCGTCGTCATGGGACCGGGCATGATGGATCTTGCCGCCAACCTCGGACGCAATCTCATGGAAGGCCGGCTTGGCATCCTGACCGCAGTCTTCGAGGCTGTTCCAGGCAAGAGCTGA
- a CDS encoding LysR substrate-binding domain-containing protein: MKQNFTVRQGALDGVEAFLSVARHRNFRKASAELRVTPSAISQAIRTLEARIGAALFIRTTRSVGLTEAGERFLSRAGPAFEELVAASEVARDLGQRPAGLLRLSVPPSVMPVLLEPLVASFCQAYPEIELEIVASGELVDLAAEGFDAGIRPGQFVAADMVAVRLTPPLPFAVVGSPDYLRLRNVPARIEDLRGHACLRMRRSNGTVAPWPFIDGNKPVEAIVSGPLIAHDYPTLLGAAIQGAGLAQVPSPLASAPVADGRLQEVLKPFAATSAGIFLYYPEKRQVLPKLRAFIDHVRQHGNDVLQR; the protein is encoded by the coding sequence ATGAAGCAGAACTTCACAGTCAGGCAGGGGGCGCTCGACGGCGTCGAGGCTTTCCTGAGCGTCGCCAGGCATCGCAATTTCCGAAAGGCATCGGCCGAGCTCAGGGTGACTCCGTCGGCGATCAGCCAGGCGATACGGACGCTGGAGGCGCGCATCGGCGCGGCGCTGTTCATCCGCACGACACGCAGCGTCGGCCTGACCGAAGCCGGCGAACGCTTCCTGTCGCGCGCCGGGCCGGCCTTCGAGGAACTGGTCGCGGCAAGCGAGGTGGCGCGCGACCTTGGTCAGCGGCCGGCCGGACTGCTGCGGCTCTCGGTGCCGCCGTCGGTCATGCCGGTCCTGCTGGAGCCGCTCGTTGCATCCTTCTGCCAGGCCTATCCGGAAATCGAGCTGGAGATCGTGGCGAGCGGAGAACTCGTCGATCTTGCCGCCGAAGGGTTCGATGCCGGCATCCGGCCCGGCCAGTTCGTCGCCGCCGACATGGTCGCGGTGCGGCTGACGCCGCCGCTGCCCTTCGCCGTCGTCGGCAGTCCCGATTACCTTCGCCTGCGCAACGTCCCGGCGCGCATCGAGGACCTGCGCGGCCATGCCTGCCTGCGCATGCGCCGTTCAAACGGGACGGTGGCGCCCTGGCCTTTCATCGACGGCAACAAGCCGGTCGAGGCCATCGTTTCAGGGCCGCTCATCGCGCATGACTATCCCACGCTGCTTGGCGCGGCGATCCAGGGGGCAGGACTGGCGCAGGTGCCCTCGCCGCTCGCCAGCGCGCCGGTCGCCGACGGGCGGCTGCAGGAGGTGCTGAAGCCCTTCGCCGCGACCTCAGCCGGGATTTTTCTATACTATCCGGAAAAACGTCAGGTGTTGCCCAAGCTGCGCGCCTTCATCGACCATGTCAGGCAGCACGGCAACGACGTTCTGCAAAGGTGA
- a CDS encoding helix-turn-helix transcriptional regulator, translated as MPVEPTNKLGNFLRDRRMRLDPVAFGFATGRRRTQGLRREEVAQRANISPTWYTWLEQGRGGAPSADVLNRIATGLMLTEPEREHLFMLGLGRPPEVRYKVVDSVTPRLQRVLDALEGSPAIIKTATWDVVAWNRAATALLTDYSKLPREQRNILRLMFGNPRVRAAQDDWESVARFVVGSFRADAARAGAGAEVTELVEELSRISPEFEALWRDNDLVAGHGEGVKRLRHPEVGLIELEFSVFAVDGRPELGMVVYNPATPADAERIQALMASRSG; from the coding sequence ATGCCTGTCGAGCCGACGAACAAGCTGGGCAATTTTCTTCGCGATCGCCGCATGCGGCTCGACCCGGTTGCATTCGGCTTCGCCACAGGGCGGCGGCGCACGCAGGGCCTGCGCCGGGAAGAGGTGGCTCAGCGCGCCAATATCAGCCCGACCTGGTACACCTGGCTGGAGCAGGGGCGCGGCGGCGCGCCGTCGGCGGACGTCCTCAACCGCATCGCAACCGGGCTGATGCTGACCGAGCCGGAGCGCGAGCATTTGTTCATGCTTGGTTTGGGGCGTCCTCCGGAAGTCCGCTACAAAGTAGTGGACAGTGTCACACCCCGCCTGCAGCGTGTGCTGGACGCTTTGGAAGGCAGTCCGGCCATCATCAAGACCGCGACCTGGGACGTGGTTGCGTGGAACCGCGCCGCCACCGCGCTGCTGACCGATTATTCCAAGCTGCCGCGTGAGCAGCGCAACATCCTGCGCCTTATGTTCGGCAACCCGCGCGTGCGCGCCGCGCAGGACGACTGGGAGAGCGTCGCCCGCTTCGTGGTCGGGTCATTCAGGGCCGATGCCGCGAGGGCTGGCGCAGGGGCCGAAGTTACTGAACTCGTCGAAGAGCTGTCCCGGATCAGCCCCGAGTTCGAGGCGCTGTGGCGCGACAATGATCTCGTCGCCGGCCATGGTGAAGGCGTGAAACGTCTCCGGCATCCCGAAGTCGGGCTGATCGAGTTGGAATTCTCGGTCTTCGCGGTCGATGGCCGCCCCGAGCTCGGCATGGTCGTCTACAATCCCGCAACGCCGGCGGACGCCGAACGCATCCAGGCGCTGATGGCGTCCCGCTCCGGCTGA
- a CDS encoding SDR family oxidoreductase, which translates to MRVFLTGATGVIGSRIVPELLAAGHQVLGLTRSDAGARSLSAAGAEPYRGDLEDLDSLREGAARSDAVIHTAFDHNFSNFAANCEKDKRAIEAMGSALAGSDRLLIITSGTGMGNAKPGQPAKEDVFNTEHPNPRVLSELTGAAMAEAGVKVSVVRLPQVHDTVKQGLITPLVAQTRAKGVSAYVGDGRNRWPAAHVLDVARLYRLALDKQQAGVRYNAVAEEGISTREIAQAIGAGLNVPVVSLSPEEAADHFGWLAMFAGLDMPASSEWTREQLGWQPTGPGLIADLERMDYSVAAAA; encoded by the coding sequence ATGCGCGTATTTCTCACCGGCGCGACCGGTGTCATCGGTTCCAGAATCGTCCCCGAGCTCCTTGCAGCGGGGCATCAGGTGCTTGGGCTGACGCGATCCGACGCAGGCGCGCGATCCCTTTCGGCAGCCGGCGCCGAGCCGTATCGCGGCGACCTGGAAGACCTCGACAGCCTGCGCGAGGGCGCGGCGCGGTCGGATGCGGTGATCCACACCGCCTTCGATCACAATTTCTCGAATTTCGCGGCGAATTGCGAGAAGGATAAACGCGCGATCGAGGCGATGGGCAGTGCGCTGGCCGGCTCGGACCGGCTGCTGATCATCACGTCTGGGACCGGCATGGGCAATGCCAAGCCCGGGCAGCCGGCGAAAGAGGATGTGTTCAACACCGAGCACCCCAATCCACGCGTCCTGTCTGAATTGACCGGCGCGGCGATGGCGGAGGCCGGTGTCAAAGTGTCGGTCGTGCGGCTGCCGCAGGTCCATGACACGGTCAAGCAGGGGCTGATCACGCCGCTGGTCGCACAGACGCGGGCAAAGGGCGTTTCAGCCTATGTCGGCGACGGCCGCAATCGCTGGCCGGCGGCTCACGTGCTGGACGTGGCCCGGCTCTACCGCCTGGCATTGGATAAGCAGCAGGCAGGCGTACGATACAACGCAGTCGCCGAGGAAGGCATCTCTACCCGCGAGATTGCGCAAGCGATCGGCGCCGGCCTCAATGTGCCGGTGGTCTCCTTGTCGCCTGAAGAGGCTGCCGATCATTTCGGTTGGCTTGCCATGTTCGCCGGCCTCGACATGCCGGCGTCCAGCGAGTGGACACGCGAGCAGCTTGGCTGGCAGCCGACCGGCCCAGGGCTGATCGCCGACCTTGAGCGGATGGATTATTCAGTCGCGGCCGCGGCGTAG